CTTCGCTCATCCCGCACCGACAACGCCGGCGCTTCGTGCCGGCAGCCCCGATCGATAGCGAACGGCTCTACGCGGCGACGCGGCGCACGCCGAAACGCTGCTGCCGGCTCTGCGGCTGCGATGACGATCACGCCTGTCAGCTCGCCGACGGCCGTCCCTGCAGCTGGATTGCCTGGGATCTCTGTAGCGCGCACGGCGAGCTCGCGGGCGATCCCCTAGGGGTGCTGTGATGCGCCTCTTCCGCGCCTGGTCCTTCAACGTCCTGGTTGCCGCTGACGAGCTGCTGAACGCCATCAGCGGCGGTGACGCCGACGGCACGATCTCGCTGCGCCTGGCGCGCGCCGCCCGCCGCGGTTCGCGCGCCGGCCGCGTCGCCTGTCGCCTCTTGTCGCTCGTCTCTCCGCACCACTGCGCGCGCGTCCTGGCCGACGAAGAGGGCCGCGAACAGGACGCCCAGGGGGTGACGTCGTGAGCGCACCCGCGCGCTACGAGCTGCGCCCGCCGACCTGTCACGTGCTGAAGTGCTGGCCGGAATTCTTTCAGCCGATCAGCTCGGGTCACAAGACGTGCGAGCTGCGCCGCGACGACCGCGGCGGCTTCCGTTCCGGCGACATGTTGCTACTCCAAGAATGGGATCCCGAGATGGGAGCGTACACCGGCGCCGTGCTCTTCTGTGCCGTCTCGCACGTGCTCACCGGCACGGAGACGCTGAAGTGGATCGGGCTGCAGGAAGGGTACGCGTTACTGTCGATCCAGCTGATGACGGTGGTGCCCACATGAACGCCCAGTCGGTCCGTGCGGCCGAGATCCTGCGGAAGCGCGGCCGCGGGCGTGTGCGCGGTTCGCGCGATTCGCACGCCTCCTACATGCGGCTCTGCGCCCGCTGGTGCGAAGAGCTGCGCGTCATGCGCAACCACGTGCGCGAGGTGCGCCGCACGCTCGTCAAGCACCCCGAGACGGCGCTGCCCTTTGTCGACGCGCGGATCATCGAGCTGCAGGTCGAACTGACGACGCTCTCCCAGGCGGTGCGCCGCGAGCTGGCGAAGAG
The window above is part of the Chloroflexota bacterium genome. Proteins encoded here:
- a CDS encoding DUF3850 domain-containing protein encodes the protein MSAPARYELRPPTCHVLKCWPEFFQPISSGHKTCELRRDDRGGFRSGDMLLLQEWDPEMGAYTGAVLFCAVSHVLTGTETLKWIGLQEGYALLSIQLMTVVPT